A single Cryomorphaceae bacterium DNA region contains:
- a CDS encoding HAMP domain-containing histidine kinase codes for MKELNKRDDLLTKPLWVALISIGASAISYGIILLFVDVPDPRIGWVLSLSIPAFVAPSITFIIRRYVVMIKKQNQELEELNALNKKLFSLISHDVRSPIASLKSLIEPLRTGQISLDEVQPLLDHLDAQTDELLTFLNELLVWSKDQLDPEDQKEGLFRIAPAIQRTIRLFDEHRKDKKIKLELGTIDLQAYGQAETFSFVFRNLYQNALKFTQSGGQVTVHAAIENGHCLVHIADSGPGMSEESMHKVLNPAEHYSTLGSNGERGTGLGISSSINYLRDHRGELRVKSEQGKGTTFTVVLPIAAA; via the coding sequence ATGAAAGAGTTAAATAAGCGAGACGATTTATTGACCAAACCCCTTTGGGTGGCCCTTATATCCATAGGGGCATCGGCGATCTCCTACGGGATCATTTTGCTGTTTGTCGATGTGCCTGACCCTCGGATTGGGTGGGTCCTATCCTTGAGTATTCCCGCCTTTGTAGCGCCCTCTATTACGTTTATTATTCGTCGTTACGTGGTGATGATTAAGAAGCAGAATCAAGAGCTCGAGGAGTTGAATGCGCTGAATAAAAAGCTCTTTTCATTGATTTCACACGATGTTCGCAGCCCAATTGCGTCTTTAAAGAGTTTAATAGAACCCTTGCGAACGGGGCAAATCTCCTTGGACGAGGTACAACCATTACTGGATCATCTGGACGCTCAGACGGATGAGCTCTTGACTTTTTTAAACGAGCTCTTGGTTTGGTCCAAGGACCAGCTCGACCCTGAGGACCAAAAGGAGGGGCTCTTTCGCATTGCTCCGGCCATTCAGCGGACCATTCGGCTTTTTGACGAGCACCGCAAGGACAAGAAAATCAAGCTTGAGCTCGGAACCATTGACCTTCAGGCATACGGACAGGCGGAGACCTTTTCATTTGTCTTTCGCAATCTATACCAGAACGCCCTCAAGTTTACGCAGTCGGGTGGCCAGGTGACTGTCCATGCTGCGATCGAGAATGGTCATTGCCTCGTGCATATTGCCGATTCGGGGCCGGGAATGAGCGAAGAATCCATGCACAAAGTGCTTAATCCTGCAGAGCACTACAGTACCCTTGGCTCCAACGGAGAGAGAGGTACGGGATTGGGTATCAGTAGTTCGATCAACTATTTACGGGATCATCGAGGAGAGCTTCGCGTAAAGAGTGAGCAGGGTAAGGGGACAACCTTTACGGTGGTACTCCCGATAGCGGCGGCCTAG
- a CDS encoding DUF1800 domain-containing protein, with translation MNRTITALAVCLSLGLSSQTHLDFLGAGHDQGIRVLSSDDAAGVSSRYGTIDGFEISDPVALADASRFLAQATLGYDYETMQMVAAMGFEAWIEEQFSLPHQTFLSLGEYIAETAADDYLGIAEFRSTWLTYSLTTPDQLRQRLAYNLSEFFVVSGFGSDLFEDYGTLSGAYYDVLQRNAFGNYRELLEDVSLNSSMGVYLSHMHNPKTDSINNIHPDENYAREIMQLFSIGLYELNPDGTRKLDVNGNEIPTYDNEDIRQFAKIFTGWGDGAPDGYWGRPQDEDPDIFAIYPMRMYEDYHEPGPKNLLNGLVVPAGQSGVQDFNDALDNLFDHPNVGPFFGRALIQFLVSSNPSPAYVQRVNDAFVANANGARGDMQALVSAVLLDPEARTCNPESQTQSGKLREPLLRYTGFLRAFNPQWDQTDVILDQMELFSEQIGQVPMYSPTVFNFFLPDFQPQGDMTAAGLVGPVFQIHNSTTSVSFVNAVGAWHFDQEYIPGANPYMDYSDEMTLANDPIALVERLNLILACGQLSARTENIILNAISQLDDPEDRLNMALYLTMIAPDYAVLK, from the coding sequence ATGAATCGGACGATCACTGCTCTTGCTGTATGCCTCAGTTTGGGACTGAGTAGTCAAACCCATTTAGACTTTTTAGGCGCTGGCCACGACCAGGGTATTCGCGTATTGTCGAGTGATGATGCCGCTGGAGTATCGAGCCGATACGGTACCATTGACGGATTCGAGATTTCAGATCCCGTGGCCTTGGCAGATGCTTCACGCTTCTTGGCGCAAGCCACCTTGGGATATGACTACGAAACCATGCAAATGGTCGCGGCGATGGGGTTTGAGGCCTGGATAGAGGAGCAGTTCTCCCTCCCGCATCAAACCTTTCTGTCCCTTGGCGAATACATCGCCGAAACGGCAGCTGATGATTACTTAGGGATCGCGGAGTTCCGTTCCACTTGGCTGACCTACAGTCTGACCACTCCTGACCAGCTCCGTCAACGTCTAGCGTACAACTTGAGCGAGTTCTTTGTAGTATCTGGCTTTGGTTCTGATCTATTTGAAGACTACGGAACCTTGTCTGGCGCTTACTACGACGTCTTGCAGCGAAACGCCTTTGGCAACTACCGAGAACTCTTGGAAGACGTCAGCCTCAATTCTTCCATGGGGGTCTACCTCAGCCACATGCATAACCCAAAGACGGATTCAATCAACAACATTCACCCAGACGAAAACTATGCCCGCGAAATCATGCAGCTCTTTTCTATTGGCCTATATGAGCTGAATCCGGATGGGACAAGAAAGCTGGATGTGAACGGCAATGAGATTCCCACCTACGACAATGAAGACATTCGACAATTCGCCAAAATCTTTACGGGTTGGGGCGATGGGGCACCCGATGGCTATTGGGGAAGACCACAAGACGAAGACCCAGACATCTTTGCCATCTACCCCATGAGGATGTACGAGGATTACCACGAACCGGGACCTAAAAACCTGTTGAACGGACTTGTTGTTCCCGCGGGTCAGTCCGGAGTTCAAGATTTTAATGACGCTCTGGACAACTTGTTCGATCACCCTAATGTGGGGCCATTTTTTGGTCGGGCCTTGATTCAGTTTCTCGTATCCTCGAACCCCAGCCCAGCTTATGTACAACGGGTCAATGACGCCTTCGTTGCGAATGCGAATGGGGCACGGGGAGATATGCAGGCGCTCGTGTCGGCAGTCTTGCTTGATCCCGAGGCCCGTACCTGCAATCCAGAATCACAAACCCAATCTGGAAAGCTTCGGGAACCCTTGTTGCGCTACACGGGATTCTTGCGAGCCTTTAATCCGCAGTGGGATCAAACGGACGTCATTTTGGATCAAATGGAACTGTTCAGCGAGCAAATCGGACAGGTCCCCATGTATTCCCCAACGGTATTCAACTTCTTCTTGCCTGACTTTCAACCTCAAGGTGATATGACGGCGGCTGGCCTGGTGGGCCCAGTTTTCCAAATTCACAATTCCACTACTTCCGTCTCCTTCGTAAACGCAGTGGGTGCTTGGCACTTTGATCAGGAATATATCCCTGGGGCTAACCCCTATATGGACTATTCGGATGAAATGACACTCGCCAATGACCCCATTGCCTTGGTAGAGCGACTCAATCTCATCCTCGCTTGTGGTCAGCTAAGTGCGCGAACAGAGAACATCATCCTCAACGCCATATCTCAACTCGATGACCCAGAAGATCGCCTGAACATGGCCTTATACTTGACCATGATCGCCCCCGATTACGCTGTCTTGAAATAA
- a CDS encoding SDR family NAD(P)-dependent oxidoreductase: protein MPVYNPETLHLPQVIQNHKRDLSGQIAAVTGTTSGTGFVCARELAKLGAHVILLNRESDRSAAALAKLQEAVPNGSFEAVACDLQDFASVRDAAAAIRTKHDRLDILVNNAGVMALQDLATKDGYDVQIQTNVISHFLLTRDLLSLLEKSEQARIVNHTSMARLGPPLESMYFEARGGDLGGDGTKEENDQFQGPRWSRYHQTKLANCVFNYGLKTKLEAAGKNNILCMIAHPGLSATNLQVTTAAVGGMDGDSDFMSRAQSAEDGAGGIVRASIDPEAQSGDFYGPTAGWQGYPDKLEPEENLSDPGQIELLWSACEAAVGPFEIA from the coding sequence ATGCCTGTATACAATCCAGAAACCCTTCACCTCCCTCAAGTCATTCAGAACCACAAAAGAGATTTGAGTGGCCAAATAGCGGCCGTAACCGGAACAACAAGCGGAACGGGCTTTGTTTGCGCTCGAGAGTTGGCCAAACTAGGAGCTCACGTCATTCTCCTTAATCGTGAAAGTGATCGATCGGCTGCGGCTTTGGCAAAACTTCAAGAAGCCGTTCCTAACGGATCCTTCGAAGCTGTAGCTTGTGATCTTCAAGATTTCGCTTCCGTTCGGGATGCGGCCGCAGCCATTCGCACAAAACACGACCGCCTCGACATCTTGGTCAACAATGCCGGTGTTATGGCACTACAAGACTTGGCCACCAAAGACGGCTACGACGTTCAGATTCAAACCAACGTGATTTCGCACTTCCTGTTGACTCGAGATCTCCTAAGCTTGCTCGAGAAAAGCGAACAAGCGCGCATTGTCAATCACACATCTATGGCCCGTTTAGGCCCGCCATTGGAAAGCATGTATTTCGAAGCTCGCGGAGGAGATCTGGGTGGAGATGGAACAAAAGAGGAAAACGACCAATTCCAAGGACCGCGTTGGTCGCGCTACCACCAAACTAAACTAGCCAACTGCGTTTTCAACTATGGCCTTAAAACTAAGCTAGAAGCCGCTGGAAAGAACAACATCCTATGTATGATTGCTCATCCGGGACTTTCGGCTACCAACCTACAGGTGACTACAGCTGCGGTTGGCGGTATGGATGGCGACAGTGATTTCATGAGTCGTGCACAATCTGCAGAGGACGGCGCCGGAGGCATCGTTCGGGCTAGTATTGACCCCGAAGCTCAAAGCGGTGATTTTTATGGCCCTACGGCCGGGTGGCAAGGCTATCCCGACAAACTTGAGCCTGAAGAGAACCTATCGGACCCCGGTCAAATAGAGCTTCTGTGGTCCGCATGTGAAGCGGCCGTTGGACCCTTTGAGATCGCCTAA
- a CDS encoding DUF4442 domain-containing protein: MSIYQKVAKIGTKFIGRDKLFKHGFNLSPMYRRSTGRIVHVSDDLHMVRVRIPISFRNRNYVNSIFGGSLFSATDPIHMVQLINILGDDYVVWDKSAEITFRIPAKSDVYADFTYTAAEILEIQQRIAEENEIEIKKSIDLQDKDGNRTFARVQKVLYVANKAYYLEKRKRRNGKTSE, translated from the coding sequence ATGTCCATTTATCAGAAGGTGGCCAAGATCGGCACCAAATTCATCGGTCGAGACAAGCTGTTTAAACACGGCTTCAACCTCTCCCCGATGTATCGGCGAAGTACCGGTCGCATTGTCCACGTTTCTGATGATCTCCACATGGTTCGGGTCCGGATTCCTATCAGTTTCCGGAACCGGAACTATGTCAATTCCATCTTTGGAGGGAGTCTGTTCTCCGCAACAGACCCCATTCACATGGTTCAGCTCATCAATATTCTCGGCGACGACTACGTAGTTTGGGACAAATCCGCCGAGATTACTTTTCGCATTCCGGCCAAGTCCGATGTATATGCGGATTTCACGTACACGGCGGCGGAAATACTAGAAATCCAACAGCGCATCGCGGAGGAAAACGAGATTGAAATCAAGAAATCTATTGACCTCCAAGACAAGGATGGAAATCGCACTTTTGCCCGGGTTCAAAAAGTGCTCTACGTGGCTAACAAAGCCTATTACCTAGAAAAGAGAAAACGGCGAAACGGAAAGACGTCTGAATAA
- a CDS encoding DUF1501 domain-containing protein has translation MSEKRKMSRRKFLGTMSCAAIGSTTFYSTLFNLGMTNIAAAQSPRPRAGMNDYKALVCILLEGGNDSFNMLVPTDNPAYQAYAHTRSNQALALNSLLSLNPLGGNSPALGIHPAMIEVQQLFNSGKLAFISNVGTLVEPTTLSQFLNGSAQMPLGLFSHADQIQQWQTSVPQSRGALGWGGRLADMLQSMNQNQNISMNISLSGRNVFQAGNATTEYTITNSGTGSVGIEGYNGPDFIHEVGTAAVDSLMDHHYNDIFKNTYANVVSNAQDTHEVFSSATGNIQLSTAFSENELSQNLAMVAKTIGARNTLGLSRQTFFINYGGWDHHDELLNNQNAMLTVVSKALGEFESALQELGVGDQVTTFSISDFARTLTSNGNGTDHGWGGNVMVMGGNQVNGGQIYGQYPDLAIGSSLDVGNGVLIPTLSTDEYFAELAKWFGVSNSDLLSIFPNLSNFYLPSSTPPIGFMNI, from the coding sequence ATGTCCGAAAAAAGAAAAATGAGTCGTCGCAAATTCCTGGGCACCATGAGTTGTGCGGCCATCGGCTCCACCACGTTCTACTCGACCTTGTTCAATTTAGGCATGACCAATATTGCCGCCGCACAGTCTCCTCGACCGCGTGCGGGAATGAATGACTACAAAGCCTTGGTCTGCATCTTACTTGAAGGGGGAAATGATTCCTTCAATATGCTGGTACCGACGGACAATCCGGCCTATCAAGCGTATGCCCACACGCGCTCGAATCAGGCATTGGCCCTGAACAGCCTGCTCAGCTTGAATCCTCTGGGCGGGAACTCCCCTGCATTGGGCATTCATCCCGCAATGATCGAGGTGCAACAACTCTTTAACTCCGGCAAGCTAGCGTTCATTAGTAATGTCGGCACCTTGGTAGAACCAACGACTTTATCACAGTTTCTGAATGGCTCGGCTCAAATGCCCTTAGGCTTGTTTTCACACGCCGACCAGATTCAGCAGTGGCAAACCTCCGTTCCACAATCACGAGGCGCACTCGGTTGGGGAGGAAGACTGGCCGATATGCTTCAAAGCATGAATCAGAACCAGAACATCTCTATGAATATTTCGCTTTCAGGTCGGAATGTATTTCAAGCAGGTAATGCCACAACGGAATACACCATCACCAACAGCGGGACTGGAAGCGTGGGAATCGAGGGATATAACGGGCCAGATTTCATCCACGAAGTGGGGACCGCTGCCGTGGACAGCCTGATGGACCATCACTACAATGACATCTTCAAAAACACCTACGCCAATGTAGTGAGCAACGCGCAGGATACGCATGAAGTCTTTAGTTCGGCTACAGGTAATATACAACTCAGCACGGCCTTCTCTGAAAATGAACTCTCCCAAAACTTAGCCATGGTGGCCAAAACCATCGGGGCTCGGAACACGCTGGGACTTTCGCGCCAGACCTTCTTCATCAATTACGGAGGATGGGACCATCACGATGAACTCCTCAACAATCAAAACGCCATGCTCACCGTCGTTAGCAAGGCACTGGGCGAATTTGAATCTGCTCTTCAAGAATTGGGGGTCGGGGACCAAGTGACCACCTTTTCCATTTCTGACTTTGCCCGAACCCTTACTTCCAATGGAAATGGGACCGATCACGGCTGGGGAGGCAATGTCATGGTCATGGGCGGCAATCAAGTAAACGGCGGTCAAATCTATGGCCAGTACCCAGATTTAGCCATCGGTAGTTCTCTTGATGTTGGGAACGGGGTGCTCATCCCCACCCTTTCGACCGACGAATACTTCGCTGAATTGGCCAAGTGGTTTGGCGTATCGAACAGCGACTTGCTTTCCATTTTTCCGAACCTATCTAACTTCTATTTACCGAGTTCCACTCCGCCCATTGGATTCATGAATATTTAA
- a CDS encoding DUF1801 domain-containing protein, with product MAGLVTQPTNRPIEGFIQSINNASKQSDSRVLVKLMEEITGQKAVVWGNEKVPDFLIGFGEYTYTRKGGKEEFTWFPVGFAARKTKMTIYLNFDVSQETDLLKELGKCTFGKGCLYLNKLADVNIEVLKKLIAKSTTP from the coding sequence ATGGCCGGTCTTGTAACGCAACCAACCAATCGCCCCATTGAGGGATTCATTCAATCCATAAATAATGCATCGAAGCAATCGGACAGCCGGGTATTGGTTAAGCTCATGGAGGAGATCACCGGTCAGAAAGCCGTGGTATGGGGTAATGAAAAAGTACCCGATTTCCTCATTGGATTTGGTGAATACACCTATACACGTAAAGGGGGAAAAGAAGAATTCACCTGGTTCCCCGTTGGATTTGCGGCCCGAAAAACCAAAATGACCATCTACCTGAACTTTGATGTAAGTCAAGAGACGGATCTACTTAAAGAATTAGGCAAGTGCACCTTTGGCAAAGGCTGTCTTTACCTCAACAAACTCGCTGATGTAAACATTGAAGTCCTGAAAAAGCTTATTGCCAAAAGCACGACACCATAA